In Anaerolineales bacterium, the following proteins share a genomic window:
- a CDS encoding crosslink repair DNA glycosylase YcaQ family protein translates to MDPLNISKQTAKRFVLGKQGLWPGRRWRGKRGTAEAIDACEAVQLDPLTVIARSQDIVLHSRVLDYKPEYLYDVAYKQRKFFDYGGWLAMYPMRELRYWRVHMERRSHDKRIEGFVLNHKKLFDDVRAELRKRGPLGNRDFEGNRIGLWNYRGRKDTALALYDMWLSGELMMHHREGFGRVYDFRENIAPKEFDTVATEKEAEQFFARKAVAFAGLKREATMRGELNYHLWRDYSKAEMASRLGAWTESGMFAQVQVEGGRDIHLVLAEDVKALESLERGRIPKGWNPKESSTLEEVTFLAPLDIVSARGRAKKLFDFEYTWEVYTPAHKRRWGYYVLPILYGDDLVARLDPKLDRTTMTLEIKGFWHEDDAPVKSVEFADALAKGLSRFAKFVEAKKVDVSGIAPAKLRAYAKKVIGKEIAEGRRQ, encoded by the coding sequence ATGGATCCTCTAAATATTTCCAAACAAACGGCAAAGCGTTTTGTGCTCGGCAAGCAGGGACTGTGGCCAGGGCGGCGTTGGCGCGGCAAAAGAGGGACGGCAGAGGCGATCGACGCGTGCGAGGCGGTGCAACTCGACCCGTTGACTGTGATCGCTCGGAGTCAGGATATCGTCTTGCACAGCCGCGTGTTGGATTACAAGCCTGAATACCTGTATGATGTCGCTTATAAACAGCGAAAGTTCTTTGATTACGGCGGCTGGCTGGCGATGTACCCAATGCGCGAACTTCGGTATTGGCGCGTGCACATGGAACGGCGGAGTCACGATAAGCGCATCGAAGGATTTGTGCTGAACCACAAGAAGTTATTCGATGATGTGCGCGCCGAGTTGCGGAAGCGCGGTCCGTTGGGGAACCGCGATTTCGAGGGGAATCGAATCGGGTTGTGGAATTATCGCGGGCGCAAGGATACGGCGCTGGCGTTGTATGACATGTGGCTTTCGGGTGAGTTGATGATGCATCATCGCGAGGGGTTCGGTCGCGTGTATGATTTCCGCGAGAATATCGCGCCGAAGGAGTTTGACACGGTCGCCACTGAAAAAGAGGCGGAGCAGTTCTTTGCGCGGAAAGCGGTCGCGTTTGCGGGGTTGAAGCGTGAAGCGACGATGAGGGGCGAGTTGAATTATCATCTCTGGCGCGATTACTCGAAGGCGGAGATGGCGAGTCGGCTGGGGGCGTGGACCGAGTCGGGGATGTTCGCGCAGGTTCAAGTCGAGGGAGGACGCGATATCCATCTTGTTTTGGCAGAAGATGTGAAGGCGTTAGAGTCGCTTGAGCGGGGGCGAATCCCCAAAGGTTGGAATCCCAAAGAATCATCCACGTTGGAAGAGGTGACGTTCCTCGCGCCATTGGATATCGTGAGCGCGCGCGGACGGGCGAAGAAGTTGTTCGATTTTGAGTATACGTGGGAGGTGTATACGCCCGCGCACAAACGCCGCTGGGGTTATTATGTGTTGCCGATTCTGTACGGCGACGACCTGGTGGCGCGGCTCGACCCAAAATTGGACCGCACGACGATGACGCTGGAGATCAAAGGCTTTTGGCACGAGGATGACGCGCCAGTGAAAAGTGTTGAGTTTGCGGACGCGCTGGCGAAGGGGTTATCTCGCTTTGCGAAGTTCGTGGAGGCGAAGAAGGTGGACGTGAGCGGAATCGCGCCTGCGAAGTTGAGGGCGTATGCGAAGAAGGTGATCGGTAAAGAGATAGCGGAAGGCAGAAGGCAGTAA
- a CDS encoding DEAD/DEAH box helicase family protein: protein MNEAETRAELIDPQLQKAGWNVVDGSRILRERHITHGKIQTGGKRGKPLITDYILVYKGRQLAVVEAKSDELPVGEGVGQAKNYAEKLQLAFTYAANGKEIYQINMLTGKEGLVKAFPTPDELWEQTFAPNEWEERFNPIPFEDISGTKPPRYYQEIAVNNALQAVAENKNRILLTLATGTGKTTIAFHIVWKLYQTRWNLRRDASRRPRVLFLADRNILADQAFSEFTRYSAFPEDALVRIKPDSIRKNGRVPTNGSIFFTIFQTFMSGPDETPYFGEYPKDYFDFIIIDECHRGGANDESNWRDILEYFSPAVQLGLTATPKRKDNVDTYKYFGEPVYVYSLKEGINDGFLTPFKVRRMKSTLDEYVYTSDDTIIEGEVEAGKVYKESDFNRIIEIKEREADRVKRFMDEINQNEKAIVFCATQDHAAAVRDLINQYKKNPDPMYCQRVTANDGALGEQYLEQFKDNDRTIPTILTTSQKLSTGVDARNIRAIILMRLIKTMIEFKQIIGRGTRLFDGKEYFTIYDFVDAHHHFADPEWDGDPEEPPIEKPSKTPKPPVSEPPEPYEPKIKLKIKLRDGKERQIEHMSSTLYYSPDGRPISAQQFVENLFGVLPAFFKSEEELRKIWSNPVTRKALLDELEKAGFGKDELSIAQSLINAEHSDLLDVLEYISFLQPPISRERRVANAQNKIFASLTSEQKQFIEFVLSKYIEVGVEELDQEKLPQLLKLKYKAIEDAKEILGAVESIRNMFIDFQRHLYEQQAIT from the coding sequence ATGAACGAAGCCGAGACCAGAGCCGAACTCATTGATCCGCAACTGCAAAAGGCAGGCTGGAACGTTGTGGACGGTTCACGCATCCTGCGCGAGCGGCATATCACCCACGGCAAAATTCAAACGGGCGGCAAGCGCGGCAAACCCCTAATCACTGATTACATCCTCGTCTACAAAGGTCGGCAACTCGCCGTGGTCGAAGCCAAAAGCGACGAACTCCCCGTCGGCGAAGGCGTGGGGCAGGCAAAAAACTACGCAGAAAAACTTCAACTCGCTTTCACCTATGCCGCCAACGGCAAAGAGATCTACCAGATCAACATGCTCACGGGCAAAGAAGGTCTCGTCAAAGCCTTCCCCACGCCCGATGAACTTTGGGAGCAAACCTTCGCCCCCAACGAATGGGAAGAACGCTTCAATCCCATCCCGTTTGAAGACATCAGCGGCACGAAGCCCCCGCGCTACTATCAAGAGATCGCCGTCAACAACGCCCTGCAAGCCGTCGCCGAAAACAAAAACCGAATCCTTTTGACTCTCGCCACTGGGACAGGCAAGACGACCATCGCCTTCCACATCGTTTGGAAACTCTACCAGACGCGCTGGAACTTAAGACGAGACGCTTCGCGCCGACCCCGCGTCCTGTTTCTCGCCGACCGAAACATCCTCGCCGACCAAGCCTTTTCCGAATTCACCCGCTACTCCGCTTTCCCCGAAGACGCCCTCGTCCGCATCAAACCCGATTCGATTCGCAAGAACGGGCGCGTCCCAACCAACGGCAGTATCTTCTTCACCATCTTTCAAACGTTTATGTCAGGTCCAGACGAAACGCCGTATTTTGGAGAGTATCCCAAAGACTATTTCGACTTCATCATCATAGACGAATGTCATCGCGGCGGCGCCAACGACGAATCCAACTGGCGCGACATCCTCGAATATTTTTCGCCCGCCGTGCAACTCGGTCTCACCGCCACACCCAAGCGCAAAGACAACGTGGACACCTACAAATACTTCGGCGAACCTGTCTATGTCTATTCGCTCAAAGAAGGCATCAACGATGGCTTCCTAACCCCGTTCAAAGTCCGCCGCATGAAGTCCACGCTCGACGAATACGTTTACACGTCAGACGACACAATTATCGAAGGCGAAGTCGAAGCGGGCAAAGTCTACAAAGAGTCCGACTTCAACCGCATCATCGAAATCAAAGAGCGTGAAGCCGACCGCGTCAAACGCTTCATGGACGAGATCAACCAGAACGAAAAAGCCATCGTCTTCTGCGCCACCCAAGATCACGCCGCCGCGGTAAGAGATTTGATCAACCAATACAAGAAAAATCCCGATCCGATGTATTGTCAACGCGTCACTGCCAACGATGGCGCGCTAGGCGAGCAGTATCTCGAACAATTCAAAGATAACGACCGAACCATTCCTACCATCCTGACCACTTCCCAAAAACTCTCAACAGGCGTGGACGCGCGCAACATCCGCGCCATCATCCTCATGCGCCTGATCAAGACGATGATCGAATTTAAGCAGATTATCGGGCGCGGCACACGTCTCTTCGACGGGAAAGAATACTTCACCATCTACGACTTCGTGGACGCGCATCATCACTTCGCCGACCCCGAATGGGACGGCGACCCTGAGGAACCTCCCATTGAGAAGCCATCAAAAACCCCCAAGCCGCCAGTCAGCGAGCCGCCTGAACCCTACGAGCCGAAAATAAAACTCAAGATCAAACTGCGCGACGGCAAGGAACGACAGATCGAACACATGTCGTCCACGCTCTATTACAGCCCCGACGGTCGCCCTATCTCTGCCCAACAATTTGTTGAGAACTTGTTTGGCGTCTTGCCTGCCTTTTTCAAAAGCGAAGAGGAACTCCGCAAGATTTGGTCGAACCCCGTCACGCGCAAAGCCTTGCTGGACGAACTTGAAAAGGCTGGCTTCGGCAAAGACGAACTTTCCATCGCCCAATCCCTGATCAACGCCGAACACAGCGACCTGCTCGATGTGCTGGAATATATTTCCTTTTTACAGCCGCCCATCTCGCGCGAACGACGCGTAGCGAATGCCCAAAACAAAATCTTTGCATCACTCACCAGCGAACAGAAACAATTTATCGAGTTTGTCCTGTCGAAGTATATTGAAGTTGGCGTTGAAGAGTTGGATCAGGAAAAACTTCCCCAACTGCTTAAACTGAAATACAAAGCCATCGAAGACGCCAAGGAAATTCTCGGCGCAGTGGAATCCATTCGCAATATGTTTATCGATTTCCAGAGACACTTGTACGAACAGCAAGCCATTACGTGA
- a CDS encoding endonuclease domain-containing protein, protein MPPRRTTPQGYENARNLRKNPTPEEKKLWSRLKDRQVNSVKFRRQHAIGNYIPDFCAVKEKLIIELDGSQHLEQTEYDEERTKYFESLGYRVIRFWNNQIMKEMDGVILAIMEALKSTPPDLRSPSPNPKDLGRAGEGS, encoded by the coding sequence ATGCCGCCAAGAAGAACGACGCCGCAAGGTTACGAGAACGCTCGCAACCTCCGCAAGAACCCAACGCCTGAAGAGAAAAAACTCTGGTCGCGCCTGAAAGACAGGCAGGTGAACAGCGTAAAGTTCAGAAGGCAACACGCCATCGGCAACTACATCCCCGACTTCTGCGCCGTCAAAGAAAAGCTCATCATTGAGCTCGACGGCAGTCAACACCTTGAACAAACCGAATACGATGAAGAGCGCACGAAGTATTTCGAATCTCTGGGTTACAGAGTCATTCGCTTTTGGAACAATCAAATCATGAAGGAAATGGATGGCGTTATACTTGCAATAATGGAAGCATTGAAATCCACCCCACCCGACCTTCGGTCTCCCTCCCCAAATCCAAAGGATTTGGGGAGGGCTGGGGAGGGGTCATGA
- a CDS encoding restriction endonuclease subunit S, with amino-acid sequence MKRSQVEGDVLSLSKGWNASTGSARRVERLGDVCEVIAGQSPEGTYYNNEGKGLPFYQGKKEFTEKYIGDPTTWTTKVTKEAQAGDILMSVRAPVGPVNFATQKICIGRGLAAIRANKAIDNEFLFYFLLKHEEEVEGNAGAVFNSINKTQIENIEIPIPPLPEQKRIVAMLDETFAALAQVHANAERNQVNAREVFEAFSKEVFETSKKDWKERKLGDKDIIEIIDNDRGVNYPKKSEFHSEGYCLFMNTKNVRPDGFDFTTKMFITEAKDKKLGKGKLSRNDVVMTTRGTIGNLGVYTNDIPYENIRTNSGMLIFRPNIKQIIPEFLFEVLRSGSIKAQIKKHVSGAAQPQLPIKTLVNFTFHLPKSLAEQRLIVQRLDGLAKETRRLEEVYQSKVEAVEELRRSVLQKAFSGEL; translated from the coding sequence ATGAAAAGGTCGCAGGTTGAAGGCGATGTCTTGAGCTTGTCGAAAGGTTGGAACGCTTCGACAGGCTCAGCGCGGCGAGTTGAAAGGTTGGGCGATGTTTGCGAAGTGATTGCAGGGCAATCACCAGAAGGAACTTACTACAACAATGAAGGTAAAGGTTTGCCTTTTTATCAAGGCAAGAAAGAATTTACTGAAAAATATATCGGCGACCCAACAACGTGGACAACAAAAGTAACGAAGGAAGCACAAGCAGGCGATATCCTTATGTCTGTTCGTGCACCTGTTGGTCCAGTGAATTTTGCAACTCAGAAAATTTGTATTGGGCGTGGTCTGGCTGCAATTAGAGCCAACAAAGCAATTGACAATGAGTTTCTATTCTATTTTCTTTTGAAACATGAAGAAGAAGTAGAAGGAAATGCTGGGGCAGTTTTCAATTCAATAAACAAAACCCAAATTGAAAATATTGAAATCCCCATTCCTCCCCTCCCCGAACAAAAGCGGATCGTCGCCATGCTGGACGAAACCTTCGCCGCGCTGGCGCAAGTCCACGCCAATGCGGAGCGCAATCAGGTCAATGCACGGGAGGTGTTTGAGGCTTTTTCAAAAGAGGTATTTGAAACAAGCAAAAAAGATTGGAAAGAACGAAAATTGGGCGACAAAGATATTATTGAAATCATTGATAACGACAGAGGCGTAAACTATCCAAAAAAGAGCGAATTTCATTCTGAGGGTTACTGTCTTTTCATGAACACAAAGAATGTTCGCCCTGATGGATTTGACTTCACCACAAAAATGTTCATAACTGAAGCCAAAGATAAAAAACTTGGAAAGGGGAAATTGAGCAGAAACGATGTTGTGATGACAACAAGAGGAACGATTGGAAATCTTGGCGTTTACACAAATGACATTCCTTATGAAAACATACGGACAAATTCTGGAATGTTAATTTTTCGTCCAAATATAAAGCAGATTATCCCTGAATTTCTTTTTGAAGTTTTACGTTCTGGTTCAATAAAAGCACAAATTAAAAAGCATGTTTCAGGCGCAGCACAACCACAGTTGCCAATCAAGACACTTGTAAACTTTACCTTTCATCTTCCCAAGTCACTCGCCGAACAACGCCTCATCGTCCAGCGGCTGGATGGGCTGGCGAAAGAAACGCGGCGGCTGGAGGAGGTCTACCAGTCCAAGGTGGAGGCGGTCGAGGAGTTGAGGAGGAGTGTGTTGCAAAAAGCATTTAGTGGTGAGTTATGA
- a CDS encoding N-6 DNA methylase, translating into MFEQTFKNIDDKLWKDAGCSSELDYVEQTSWILFLKYLDDLEKDRKDAAELMGKSYTPIITGDFRWDQWAVRKTKEGKTDHHRLMTGDDLTVFVNEKLFPYLRKFRGENPNTIEYKIGEIFSELKNKIQSGYNLREVINLVDELRFRSSKEKHEMSALYEDKIKNMGNAGRNGGEYYTPRPLIRAIVKVVAPKIGETVYDGAVGSAGFLVEAWEYLRGESGVGTKEAKILQEKTFYGKEKKSLAYIIGTMNMILHGIEAPNILHTNTLAEDISDIQERDRYHVVLANPPFGGKERAEVQNNFPIKTGETAFLFLQHFIKILKAGGRAGIVIKNTFLSNTDNASVSLRRQLLETCNLHTVLDLPGGVFTGAGVKTVVLFFDKGSPPSTGSGQATKKIWYYQLNLERNLGKTNPLNDADLADFVKLYASRASATEGPETPNSWNVDAREAAERVEADLSVKNPHRKADTTLRAPAAILAEMKSLDEDGAKILKSIEKML; encoded by the coding sequence ATGTTTGAGCAGACATTTAAAAACATTGACGATAAATTATGGAAGGACGCGGGATGTTCCAGTGAGTTGGATTATGTGGAGCAGACTTCGTGGATTCTGTTCCTGAAGTATTTGGATGACTTGGAGAAGGATCGCAAGGACGCGGCAGAGTTGATGGGGAAATCGTACACGCCGATCATCACGGGTGATTTTCGGTGGGATCAATGGGCAGTAAGAAAGACGAAAGAGGGAAAGACGGATCATCATCGTTTGATGACGGGCGACGATTTGACGGTTTTCGTCAACGAGAAGTTGTTCCCGTATCTGAGGAAGTTCAGGGGCGAAAACCCGAACACGATCGAATACAAGATCGGTGAAATATTTTCCGAGTTGAAAAACAAGATCCAAAGCGGATACAACTTGCGTGAAGTGATCAATCTGGTGGACGAACTGCGTTTCCGTTCGTCGAAAGAGAAGCACGAGATGAGCGCGTTGTACGAGGACAAGATCAAGAACATGGGCAACGCGGGCAGGAACGGCGGCGAATATTACACGCCCCGTCCGTTGATTCGGGCAATTGTCAAAGTGGTGGCGCCGAAGATCGGCGAGACGGTGTACGACGGCGCGGTTGGGTCGGCGGGGTTTTTGGTCGAGGCTTGGGAATATTTGAGAGGCGAATCAGGCGTCGGCACGAAAGAAGCGAAAATCCTTCAGGAGAAAACGTTTTACGGCAAGGAGAAAAAGTCGCTGGCGTACATCATCGGCACGATGAACATGATCCTGCACGGCATCGAGGCGCCGAACATTTTGCACACCAACACGCTAGCGGAGGACATCAGCGACATTCAGGAACGGGATCGGTATCACGTTGTGCTGGCGAACCCGCCCTTCGGCGGCAAGGAGCGCGCCGAGGTGCAGAACAACTTCCCCATCAAGACGGGCGAGACGGCGTTCCTTTTCCTCCAGCACTTCATCAAGATTTTGAAGGCGGGCGGACGGGCGGGCATCGTCATCAAGAATACGTTTCTCTCGAACACCGATAACGCTTCGGTGAGTTTACGCAGGCAGTTGTTGGAGACCTGCAACCTGCATACCGTGTTGGATTTGCCAGGCGGGGTTTTTACGGGCGCGGGCGTGAAGACGGTGGTTTTGTTTTTTGACAAAGGTTCCCCCCCTTCGACAGGCTCAGGGCAAGCGACCAAAAAGATTTGGTATTACCAGTTGAATTTGGAGCGCAATCTCGGTAAGACCAATCCGTTGAACGATGCCGACTTGGCGGATTTCGTCAAACTGTATGCTTCGAGAGCCTCAGCAACCGAGGGACCCGAAACGCCGAATAGTTGGAATGTGGATGCGCGAGAGGCGGCTGAGCGCGTCGAAGCCGACCTTTCGGTTAAGAATCCCCATCGGAAAGCGGATACCACGCTGAGAGCGCCTGCCGCCATCCTCGCCGAGATGAAGTCGCTGGACGAGGATGGCGCCAAGATTTTGAAGTCTATCGAGAAGATGTTATGA
- a CDS encoding glutamine synthetase family protein — protein MDGKDLVKKVKEDEVKFLSLQFSDVTGAVKSVDMPVRHLEDALKDGVWFDGSSVEGFARIQESDMRLIIDPDTYAVLPWSAADSKRARVFCDIFMPNGDPFEGDPRGTLKRQLKRIEEKGWTYNLGPEPEFFLFKGTNGHGVHPVPHDAGGYFDFSSFDEAVVVRTALMDALDAMGLDVEVGHHEVALGQHEIDFRFADALKTADNVLTLKYTVKAIAAQHGLTASFMPKPVFGINGSGMHCHQSLFDNKSGTNLFFDSKDEAHLSATAYGFIAGQLAHARALAAVVAPTVNSYKRLVPGYEAPVYIGWAQQNRSALIRIPRYTEGRDKAVRAELRFPDPASNPYLAFTVMLAAALDGIENKMQAPKPLNNINLYHLDKDDRAKLGVAELPGSLAEALSELDKDEVVKSALGEVTYEAFSRAKWNEWDDFRMRVSDYEIERYLETA, from the coding sequence ATGGACGGCAAGGATTTAGTTAAAAAAGTAAAAGAAGATGAAGTGAAATTTCTTTCGCTTCAGTTTTCGGATGTGACGGGCGCGGTGAAGAGCGTGGATATGCCAGTGCGTCATCTCGAGGACGCGTTGAAAGACGGCGTGTGGTTCGACGGTTCGTCGGTGGAAGGGTTTGCGCGCATTCAGGAAAGCGATATGCGGTTGATCATTGACCCCGACACGTACGCGGTGTTGCCGTGGTCGGCGGCGGATTCAAAACGGGCGCGCGTGTTCTGCGATATTTTCATGCCGAATGGCGATCCGTTCGAGGGCGATCCGCGCGGCACGTTGAAAAGACAATTGAAGCGCATCGAAGAAAAAGGCTGGACGTACAATCTCGGACCCGAGCCTGAGTTCTTCCTCTTCAAAGGCACGAACGGACACGGCGTGCATCCCGTGCCACACGACGCGGGCGGCTATTTCGATTTCTCGTCGTTCGATGAAGCCGTTGTCGTTCGCACCGCGTTGATGGACGCGCTTGACGCGATGGGACTCGATGTGGAAGTCGGTCATCACGAAGTGGCGTTGGGTCAGCACGAAATTGATTTCCGTTTTGCCGACGCGCTCAAAACCGCCGACAATGTGTTGACGTTGAAGTACACCGTCAAAGCCATCGCCGCGCAGCACGGGCTCACCGCGTCGTTCATGCCCAAGCCCGTCTTCGGCATCAACGGTTCGGGGATGCACTGCCATCAGAGTCTGTTCGACAACAAATCGGGAACCAATCTGTTTTTTGACTCAAAGGACGAAGCGCATCTTTCCGCGACGGCATACGGATTCATCGCTGGACAGTTGGCTCACGCCCGCGCGTTAGCCGCCGTCGTCGCGCCGACAGTTAACTCGTACAAGCGACTCGTGCCAGGCTATGAAGCGCCTGTCTACATCGGCTGGGCTCAGCAGAACCGTTCGGCGTTGATTCGCATCCCGCGCTACACCGAAGGACGCGACAAAGCCGTGCGCGCCGAACTGCGCTTCCCCGATCCCGCGTCGAATCCGTATCTCGCGTTCACGGTCATGCTCGCCGCCGCGTTGGATGGAATCGAAAACAAGATGCAAGCGCCGAAGCCGCTCAACAACATCAACCTCTATCACCTCGATAAAGACGACCGCGCCAAACTGGGCGTGGCGGAATTACCAGGCTCTCTCGCCGAAGCGTTGTCCGAACTCGACAAGGATGAAGTCGTCAAGTCCGCGTTGGGAGAAGTCACATACGAAGCCTTCTCCCGCGCCAAGTGGAACGAGTGGGATGACTTCCGTATGCGCGTGTCGGATTATGAGATCGAGAGGTATTTGGAGACGGCATAG
- a CDS encoding EamA family transporter, translating into MKTKIWIALLALYIVWGSTYLAIRFAVETIPPFLQAGLRFFISGLILILWRRAAGDKMPTRVQWKSVAIIGTLLLLGGNGLVSFAEQRIASGIAALIVGTVPLWLVLIEALRPKGTKPSLLSIIGLVIGFIGIYILVGPSETTGKLQFDTIGTLAVIVASFLWSLGSIYSRSADVPKSALMTTGAEMLTGSVPIFLVSLALGEWRTFNLAQVSTQSWLGLLYLIAFGSMIGFVAYIWLLQNAPLSLVATYAYVNPLVAVLLGAWLANEALTLRVLVAAGIIVGSVVFINWARQVKVKTEPLQSASSGE; encoded by the coding sequence ATGAAAACAAAAATATGGATTGCGTTGCTTGCGTTATACATCGTTTGGGGCTCGACCTATCTTGCGATTCGGTTCGCGGTGGAGACGATTCCGCCGTTTCTGCAAGCGGGACTGCGATTTTTCATCTCAGGCTTGATCCTCATCCTGTGGCGGCGCGCGGCGGGAGATAAAATGCCGACGCGCGTGCAATGGAAGTCGGTTGCGATCATCGGCACATTGCTCTTACTCGGCGGGAACGGACTCGTCTCGTTTGCCGAACAACGGATTGCATCGGGCATCGCGGCGTTAATCGTTGGGACAGTCCCCTTGTGGTTAGTGTTGATCGAAGCGCTGCGTCCGAAAGGAACTAAACCTTCCTTGTTGTCCATCATCGGATTGGTCATTGGATTTATCGGCATTTATATTCTCGTCGGTCCATCGGAGACAACAGGCAAACTTCAATTCGACACGATCGGCACGCTCGCGGTGATTGTCGCTTCATTTTTGTGGTCGCTTGGATCCATTTACAGCCGCAGCGCGGACGTGCCTAAGTCCGCGTTGATGACGACGGGGGCGGAGATGCTCACAGGAAGCGTGCCGATCTTTTTGGTGAGTCTCGCGCTAGGCGAGTGGCGGACTTTCAACCTCGCGCAAGTTTCAACTCAATCGTGGCTCGGACTACTTTACCTCATCGCGTTTGGTTCGATGATCGGATTCGTGGCGTACATTTGGCTGTTGCAGAACGCGCCGCTTTCACTCGTGGCGACGTACGCGTACGTCAATCCGTTGGTGGCGGTGTTGCTCGGCGCGTGGTTAGCCAATGAAGCGCTGACGTTGCGCGTCCTCGTCGCCGCGGGAATCATCGTCGGGTCGGTAGTCTTCATCAATTGGGCGAGGCAGGTAAAAGTCAAGACAGAACCGTTGCAGTCCGCGTCGAGCGGAGAATGA
- a CDS encoding methylated-DNA--[protein]-cysteine S-methyltransferase — translation MNTDFKQSSEDYLRIEQAILYLENHYKDQPSLEQVAANVGLSEYHFQRLFTRWAGVSPKRFLQFVTKENAKELLDKSENLLDTTHQIGLSSLGRLHDLFIATEAVTPGEYKSKGEGVTIRYGIHLTPFGKCLIGLTERGICHLGFVQGSEGEAIDNLVNDWKEAKMIEDYRTTASLVGPIFDLQFSPRIKPLTLHLRGTNFQLKVWEALLQIPAGAVTTYEGIAARIGKPTATRAVGTAVGHNPIAVLIPCHRVVRKAGEFGKYRYGELRKKALLAYENVIASP, via the coding sequence ATGAACACAGACTTCAAACAATCATCCGAAGATTACCTGCGCATCGAGCAGGCGATCCTGTACCTTGAAAACCATTACAAAGACCAGCCAAGCCTCGAGCAGGTCGCGGCGAACGTCGGGTTGAGCGAATATCACTTCCAGCGACTGTTCACACGTTGGGCAGGCGTCAGCCCGAAGCGCTTCCTGCAATTTGTGACGAAGGAAAACGCCAAGGAACTGCTCGACAAATCAGAGAATCTGCTGGACACAACGCATCAAATCGGACTGTCGAGTCTGGGTCGCCTCCATGATTTATTTATCGCCACCGAAGCCGTGACGCCAGGAGAGTACAAATCCAAAGGCGAAGGCGTGACCATCCGATACGGAATCCACCTGACGCCGTTCGGCAAATGCCTGATCGGACTCACTGAGCGAGGGATTTGTCACCTCGGCTTCGTGCAGGGAAGCGAAGGCGAAGCGATTGACAACCTCGTCAACGACTGGAAAGAGGCGAAGATGATCGAGGATTACCGAACCACCGCGTCGCTCGTCGGTCCGATCTTCGATTTGCAGTTTAGCCCGCGCATCAAACCGCTGACGTTGCACCTGCGCGGCACGAACTTCCAGTTGAAGGTGTGGGAGGCGTTGTTGCAGATCCCAGCGGGCGCGGTGACCACGTACGAGGGCATCGCGGCGAGAATCGGCAAGCCGACAGCGACGCGGGCAGTCGGCACTGCCGTTGGACACAACCCGATTGCAGTGTTGATTCCATGCCATCGCGTGGTCCGCAAGGCTGGCGAGTTTGGAAAGTATCGTTACGGCGAGTTGAGGAAGAAGGCGTTGTTGGCGTACGAGAATGTCATTGCGAGCCCGTAG